Within Fusobacterium gonidiaformans ATCC 25563, the genomic segment CATTTACAGGCCATTTGTTGAATCCTATGATTGCCGGCTTTGCAATGGCGATGAGTTCTGTTTCGGTCGTTACGAATGCTTTACGGCTTCGATATTTTAAGAGAGGTTAGTATGGAAGAAAAAGAAATTCGAGCTTTGATACAAAAAGCAATGGAAGTAAGAAAGAATGCCTATGCTCCTTATTCTAAATTTCTAGTGGGGGCTGTTTTAATAGATGAAGAGGGAAGAGAATATAGGGGTGTCAATGTAGAGAATACTTCCTATGGTCTTTCCAGTTGTGCAGAAAGGAATGCTATTTTTTCAGGAGTTGCAAAAGGGATGAAAAAAATAGCGGTTCTTTGTGTCGTTGGAGATACGGAAGATCCCATTCGCCCTTGTGGAGCTTGCCGTCAAGTAATACTTGAATTTGCAAATGAAGATACTAAGATTATTTTATCAAATTTACATGGAAAATATGAGGTTTTTTCGATAGAGGATTTACTGCCTAACAGTTTTTTTGTAAAAATATACTGAACGATGTGAAAACACAGTTGACAATTTAAGAGATAAGTTTTATACTTAGATATAGGAAAAAACGTTTCCAAATTTAACATATTTTAGGGAGATGATACAATGGAACAAAAAAAAGAAAAAAAGGGAATTTTTAAAAAATTCACATCTGCTTCTGTTTCTTTGATGCAAAGATGGTTGCCAGATCCTTTTATTTTCTGCGCAAT encodes:
- a CDS encoding cytidine deaminase translates to MEEKEIRALIQKAMEVRKNAYAPYSKFLVGAVLIDEEGREYRGVNVENTSYGLSSCAERNAIFSGVAKGMKKIAVLCVVGDTEDPIRPCGACRQVILEFANEDTKIILSNLHGKYEVFSIEDLLPNSFFVKIY